The window CTACCTCAGTACTCATTAGTGCATTTTGAATTCTCTTAGCGTAATTAATACTTGAAGTTAATTTACTGCTGGTTTCTTCAAGAAGGTCTTTCTGTTTTTTAATTTGCTGATTGGTTAATGAGAGCTCGTATTTTTGAGATTCAATCTGCTTATTCTTTTTTTCTAATTCACTTTTTTGTGAGGTGATTAACTCATTTAATTGTTTTAACCTTTCAGCCTTCAATACTTGTAAATGAGATTTTTTCTCAAGATCTTCAAGACCTTTATGTAATTCTTCCTCAAGATCTCTTGCTCTATTATTTTTAATACTGATTACTGTTCTGTATCCGACAAAACCTAAAAGAAAAACTGATATAATACTTGTTAAATAAAACCAATTTCTTTTCCATATTGGAGGTATAACGTAGATGTTAATGTTTGCTTGATTTGCACTTTCTATTCCATTACTATTATATCCTATAAAATTGATTGTATTTAAACCGTCATTTAAGTCAGTCAGAATAATTTTTTCTCCATTTCTTATTCTTCTTTCCGCTTGGCTCGTGCTTAAATTTTTATAACCTATAGTGGCTTTATCACAATTGAAGTGAGATATAACACTAGGTTCAATAATAACTATTGCATTACTGCTAATTTTCTCTTGATTTTCTAAAAAGTAAGTAGTGTCGTAAGGATTATTAAAATTATCTAACTCATAAGCAAAAGCATTTTTAACACTTACACTGGGGGGAACTAAATTGGGTATTTCTTTTAAAGGGTTATAAATGGAAATTCCATTATCATGAGTAAACCATAGAAGCGAAGTAGAATCTTTTTTGGCGCTTTTAAAGTAAGTAGAAATTAGAAAATCATTTTTGTTATACTCCGTGAAATTCTCTAGTATGCTCTCCTCTTTATTAGGATTTACAGGGAATCTTAATAATTTGTCTGGAGTTGAGATCCATAAATTATTTTCAAAATCATCAAATGTATTAAGAATTCTAAGTTCAGTTGTTAAATCAGTTTTTATATTAATTTTTGTAAAATCACCTTTATAATTTACCTTAAATACATCTGACAAAGTATGATACCAAAAACCTTCTTTAGCGGGGATAATGTTATTAATTTTAATAGAATCAGGGAATACAATTGAATTCATCATTACGCCCTCATAGCTTAATCTGTTTATAGAATTGTCAGAATAAGCCACTATACTATTGTTGGTATGAATCAAATTATTTACTGAGCTAAGATTTACAATTTTTGAAATGGGTTCAAAATCTTTATTGACAGTAAATAAATTGTTATTTTGACTTTTTGCTAAAAATGTATTTTCATCAATATAAGCAGTAGGATAGAAGAGGTTATCTTTTTTTACTAGTTGTAAGCTTCGCTTATCTCCAGATAATTTATAAATATTTTCATTGAGCGTTATGATCCAATCTTCTCCGTTGTAAAATGCATGATAATTATCAAGTGGTTTATCACTGCTATTAATTTGAATTTTTCTTAATCCAGTAAGGGCACTGTAGTAGATGATTTGATTATTCGAAATAATAATATTGCTCGTTTCTCCTGTAAATATTTCTAATACATCATCAATTAATAATTTAGAGAAAGCGTTATTTTGGCTGATTTTAGTAAGATTATTTTGGCCTAAAACCCATAGGTTACTTTCTTTATCATTAAATAGTTTATTTCCAGTAATTTGTTTAGTGCCATTTTCATAAAAAGCAGGATTGACATTCATTAAATCATTAACCCTTAAAGCTTTATTTATATTCAAAAACCAGGTTTTACCAAAGTCGTCAATAATAAAATCCATTATTGCAGAATTACTGCTAAAGTCTCTTACAATTTTTTCATCATTTAATTGAAAAATCGCATTTTCACTTAATATGTAAATGGAAGAGTCATATTCAATTATTTTTGTCGGTTTAAGAAATGATCCAAATGATGAAATTTCTTTATTGTCTTCAATTAGACTAATTCCATTAGAATGACCTATTATTGTAATATTATTACTAACCTTAAAAGTATTGAAAGCATCACTATTACTAGTATATATTTCATTTAAGTTGCCATCACTCCATTTAAATAAGCTGTTTTTACTAATCATCCATAATTCATCATTGAATATTTCAAATTGAACTATAGCATCTGTTGAAATTTCAGCTAATGAGTCTGATTTAGGGGAATAAAGTAGTAATAAGTTATTGGTAGCAATGAATAATTGGTTTTGGTATACTTGTAGTGCATTTATAGATTTATTTTTAATGCCTACTTCTTTAAAATCACTACCATCATAGCTAAGAATACCTTTATCTGTATTAAAATAAATAATTAAATTATCTGCTTGAGTGGCCGATATGAAATTTCTTTCACCTAAGAAGTCATTTACTTCAAATTTTTCTGTTTTTTGAATTTGTGAAAAACTACTAAATGGTATTATAAACAGATAGAAGAAAATGGTAATATAGGGTATACTAGTTTTCAAGCAGCGTTTTGATTTAGTTCTTTGATGTTTTTACTCTTGTCTTTATCTGGCAAGATATTAATATATTTTTGTATTATCTCATTATACCCTTGAATTATATTCATTAGGGTAACTTCTTCTATAATTAAAAACCGAGTATCTTCTTCACAATAAAAGAAAACATTATCGGCTAAAGTTTCATGATCAGATAATCTAATGATGTCCCTTTTATTATATTCATAAAAATCAATTCCATTTTTAGAATAAGATATGGTTCCCGTTTCAATAATCCAATAACCTAAATTAGATTCTTTTTGCAACGATATCTTGTGTTCTCCAGCTTTTAAAACACTGACTTTAAAATAAGTATGGAAATTAATAATTTCAGAAATTGATAACGAATTTAAATAAGGAATGCTGATTAAGAATTTGATTTTATCCTCCAGCATTAAATTGTCAGCATTAATTTGCTTGGGGTTAGCAATATCGAGATTAGATCTAATTAAATAATCAATTCGCTTGGACTCATCATCTACAAGTCTATCTAAAAATATAGTATAAAACTCTGGTAAGTTATTGTAAATATTAACAGCAGCCACTTCTTTCAATAACCTATTCTTGTTTAAAAATTCTGCGGCTAATTCAAATGGAATATCTTCTTTATAGGTGTAATGCAAAATATTAAGGGCACAGGCTCTGGTCCAGCTATTAATTTGATCGTATTCCTTTTTTAAAATATGCCAAATAAGTTCTTCCTCGGCTTCAAATTTAGGTTTTAGATTTATCCCTGGAAATTCATCTTGAAGAGCTTCTAATAATACTCTTTCATAGGGAGAAAAGATTGTTTTTAATTTATCTCTAACAGAAATGTTATCCTCAAACATAATATCTATCAAGAGATTAGTGGCAGCATGAAGTGATTTATCATGGCTTTTATAGCCATTAAATATTTTTTCAACTACCTCCCCATGATAATATAATTTCACAATATTGATAATAAGGTATATGGCTTCCTTATTCTCATTCTCAATTGCATTTCTTAAGGTTTTAAACTTTTCATTTTGAAGCTGTAGTTGATTAATGAGATAGTCATTACTTAAAATGCTTAACACCAAATCATCAAATAGTCTTTTAAAATATCTTCTGTGATTTTCAGTAATTGGAATGTCATATTCTACAATTTTCTTCGCAGCTATCTTTCTTACATTACTATCATTATCATTTAATGCAGAAAAAAGCAAATTATAATTACTATGGTTCTCTATTTGACAAATCAGATTAAAACATGAATCAACAAACAATAGATTATCCTTTCTTTTAAAGTATTCGATTTCAAGATATTTGATTGATTTTTCTCCAATTTTTTTAAGAGCCATTTGTGCCCAATGGGTCAAATTAGGTTTTTCAAGATGCTCAATTAATATTGAGATAATATTGATGTCATCATAATATCCCGCAACGATACAAGCCGGTTTTACTATAGCTATTCGGCTATCATTAAGTAATTTAATAATTAAATTCTTATCATCTTTTGTGATCTGGTTTCTTATTATTCCTTTAATGATGCTTAAATCATTGGACTGTTCAATAAACTCAAATGGATTCTCAACAAGTTCTATTTTTCTTCTCAGGTTTTTAAGATAAAAGTGAACATCAGAGAGAACCTTAAAGATTTTATCATCACTTGAGGTATTTGTAATAATAGCTTCTAAACTTTCTATTAGATCAATAGCTGAAAGTCTTTGTAGAGTTAATAGTAGACGTTTCTGGTTTTCATAATTAAGTTGATGAAAGTCGTCTTCTAATTGTATTATTGTTTGATATGGATTTTCTTCAAAAATTAAAGAATTGTAACGATCTTCTGTTTCAATACTTTTTGCATCTGAATCAATTTTGAAGTAAAGAAAGATCGATTTATGTATAAATCCATTTAAGAAAAACATGATTCCAGAAAAAATCATGAGAAAACCAGTAGGGAAATAAAGAGAGTATTCCAGTGATTTTGGAGTGTAATCGTAAGCTAAACCGAAAATAGCTACAGAAATTAAAATCACATATATCTCGTAATTTTTATAATTTGCTAAAGGCCTGCTTTGAATTATTTCAATAATTGCTTTTTCATTATTTTTACTAAATGCATTCCAGAAATAAAAAGAAATTAGTAAACCTGACATGAATAGAATTGATCCAATAAGTCCAAACTCTATTTCAATTCCCCCTGCTTGTCTATTGAAATAAATTAATATAATTACAAGTAAAGAAAAAACTAGATTGAATATGTTAAATAGGTTAGCGAACAGATTTTGATGAATTTTTGAGCGTAAAAGCCAATATAAACTGTACCTAACTTTGCTATTTATAAAACTGATTAATACTAAAGATCCTAATGCTAATATATAGGCAAAATCAGGATCAAGAATACTATACGCACCGAATAAATAAATAAATGTAAGAGAACCAAAACACAATAAATTCAGGAAGTATATAATTGTACTATACCTTAGAATCTTACTTTTGTATAAGTTCTTGTATGTGTGCGTGTTTGAGTTCATATTTTAAATCTAAACTTAAATAATTGTTTAGACAACCTTTTCCTGATAATCGAAAGAAAAGTTTAATTAATCGAAATTTTATTACATGTGAAATTTTTTTTAGCGAAAAGATGAGGATAATCACTATTATTGTTAAATAATCAAAAATTACTTTTTAATGAGTGTATTAGAAATTCCAGCTAAAGAGGCAGCTCCATACGTACGATTTGATGAAGAAAATGGTACTTTGCAAATAAAAGGCAAATCTTATGATGAAGATGTTGTAATGCTTTACAGCATGCTTAGAAATAAGTTGAAAGCATTTGGAGGTAAAAGTCCTGATAAATTAGATGTTAATATTTACTTGAAATATTTTAATACTTCTTCATCTAAATGTTTATTTGATTTATTATCTGATCTTAAAGATTTAGAAGATAATGGAACTAAACTATCTATAGTTTGGAACTTTGTTGAAGGAGATGATGAAATGGGAGAGGATATTGAAGATTTTAGAGATTCACTAGATATGGAATTTGAAGTAGTGCCCTTAGAAGATGATATGGCTTAATTAAAATTATTTCAATAAAAAAGGGAGACTCACATCATTAAGTCTCCCTTTTTTATTGAAATGTCTCCGTCCTGAAATAGCATTACATAAAAGTATCGCTATGAAAGAAAAATCAGAAAATCAATTTTCTAACTCAATATCATAAATACCATATAATTTCTTTCGCTCTATACTACTCATAATATCTTTAGATGGTATTTCTTTTAACTGTTTTTGTCTACTCAGTTCATCGCTTCCTGCTAAATAAACTAAAGCTTCTTTCAAAAGCCTTTCATTTACATCTCCTAATTGAAGTTTAATCAATGAGTTATCTTTCAATGCAATATCAGGATAAAACCCTAAATCATAATCTGATTGATTTAAACTGTTAAAGGATTTCGTAATAATAGGTTGCATTCCCCAATTGTTTTCATTGTTATTTTCTTCGTAAAAGGAAGTAGATCCCACATTTTTTCCTACTGTAGTATCACCTATAATGAAAATATCCATAAACGGATTTAATCCATTAATTAATAATTCAGAGGCCGAGGCAGTTCTGGATGAGGTTATCACAGTTAGTTGAGGACTTTGTAATTGAGCCCCAATATTGGCAGCTTTGTTAACAAAGGTTCTATAGAGTGATTCTTCACCATATTCATCTATAAATGCTTGCTCTAGGCCCTCGTTATATTTTCTTTTCACAAAAATATCTTGATCCGAAACGTTAGATCCGATTAAACTGGCTAAATTAATTGTTGCTCTTTCAGCTCCACCACTATTATATCTTAGATCTATCACTAAATGATCTACAGATTCAGATTTAAATTTTTCAAAGATAACATCCATTTCAGAAGCATAAGCCGCACTATCATCGTCTGTTCCTACTGCAAAGAAATTATAAACATAATAAGCTATTTTTTTTCCATTGCGAGAATACACCGTGTCCATGAAGTTTGGATTTTCAGCAAATTGAATAGGAGTAATGCTTACATCGCCTTCAGTTAAAAATTCTTCTGAGTCAAAATCAAACCTTTTAATGGTAAGGCTATGGGTTTCTTTTAGTTCACCTAATAATGATGAATAATTATCTACTGTTAATATGCTACCATTAATATGTGTAAATAAGTCTCCTCTTCTCAGATTTACTGATTCCGCAGGAGAGTTTTCTTTGATATAGGCTATCTGTCCGACTACTCCATTTACCCTATCTGGATCGTTATAAAGAATATACTCATATCCACCTTCCTTCGATATCCCTTGAAGAGAATTTAGCAATTCTTTAAAATTTGACTGAATCCAAGAGAATCGATCTTGGTTTGAAAGCAAACTATAGAAAAAATCTTCAGGATTTTGCCCTTCAATATTTTTATTCGGAAGATCATCCGTCCAATAATAATAAAGGTTCAGATTATCGTAAATCCAATTGTTAACATATTCATTGGTTCCATTTTCGTATTCTATCGGCTCAGGATCATCCTTTTTACATGAAGAACTTATAAATAGAATTAACATTGACCAAATAGCAATTCTTTTCATACTGTAGTAATTGGTTTTAGTTTAAAATAATAATTAATGATGGTGAAAAGTTCCCTTTACTCTATAATAGGAATTAGCAACTAATTTAAAACCATCTTTTTGATGGTGAGCATTAAAATAGCCACCTCTCGGACTTAATTGTCGCGATTCCAAATGTGATTTATTTAATCTATTAGCCCAATAGTCAACTAAAACGGCTTGTGTAGAACCTGTAGCATGATCTTCTAATTGTAATACATGTGGCACTAATGTTCTACAAACAAAATCATCATTTTTAGATGATGTAGCCGTTACGGCATAACCAAATACATCTATTTCCTTTAATGCCTCAAAATCTGGCTTCATATTAGCAAGCTCTTCCTCACCTTCTAAAACTACAATATTTTTATTTTCAGTAGCATAATGTTCCACAATCTTTTTACCCAGGGCTGCTTCAAGGCCAGCCGGTGGTTCAGATTGAGAATCTCTATTTATATTTTGCATTTTTGTGTAATGCTGATTTTCCCCTTCAATACCTGATTCAATGACAGTGTTGTTTTTGATAAGTTTTAAACCATTTTGGGCGATTTCAGAAAATTCATTTGAAAGAAAAACGGTTGCCGCCATTGCACCATGACCACATAATCCTATTTCAGCATCTGGAGCAAACCATCTTATTCGAAATTCATTTTCTTTGCTGGTTTTCCATAAAAAGGTAGTCGCTGGTTGTTGTAATTCAGTAGCAATAGCCTGTAAATCATGATCGGATAAGTTATCATTTAATAAAATTACAGAGGATGGATTTCCTTTAGCTGAAATTTTATCATTTGAAAAAACATTAATTATTGCGAATGGAGATTCTGTTTTCATAGTTTAAAGTAATATTACCAGTAGAAAAATTATAGCCAGAAGAATGGCGACCCACTGTAAGCTTTTCTGATAAGAAGACCTGGGAAATTCATAACTACAAATAGGACAAACTTTTTCTTCTTTATCAATCATCATAGCACAGGATGGACATTCTTTTTTCATAAAATACTGTTCTAACTTAAAATAAATTCATTGTGTAAATTAAATAACAATATAGATTGTTTAAAAATTAACTTACAGTTGTATTTAAGTGATTTATTTTATAAATTGAGTCTTAACGGGTAGAGGTTTTAATCTCAACGTTATGATGAGGTAGGATTTTATGGTGAATAACCGCCATAATCACCCCAAAGGCGAGCAATTACTCGCCTTTTGGTGTATTATGGAGTATGTATTATTCCTTATTTTCAGATTTTTTATCCTCTTTTTTAGGTTCTTCAGGGGGGCTATCTAATATATTACCGTATTCGTCAACATAGGCGATCATTGCATCTAAGCTACCTCCTTTTGACTGCTCTTTACGAAGCTCTTTCTTTTCTTGCTTCTCTTCTTTTTTCTTTAATTTCTTTTTTTCTTTTTGCTTTTTCATAAAGCTATTTTGTGATCTTGCCATAAAGTAGGGTTTAAATTAAAACATAAGACAAGTATTTTACTTGAATGAAAGATCCCTCTTGTTAGAGGTACAAAGGAGGATAACCAAGGTAAGGTATCGTTTCAGATATATGCAAATGGTTAAACTTGCTTTGGAGATGGCAAAGTTACCAAAAAGCGATGAGAATAACTATTATTAAATTAATAGCTTTTTCTCCCTCATCTTTTAAAGATACTTTATAGATTTACCAAATAAGAAAACTTTACAAATTTGAAAAGACCACAAACCTTAGAAGAAGAGTTAGCAAACAGCCTTACACATGGATTTGGAATTCTATTCAGTGTGGTGGCTATATCCTTATTGATTACTTTTTCAGTATTAGAAGGAAGCGTACTTCATATTATCAGCAGTAGTTTTTTTGGTGGAGCATTTTTATTAATGTACACTTTTTCAACTATTTATCATG is drawn from Marivirga arenosa and contains these coding sequences:
- a CDS encoding SpoIIE family protein phosphatase, yielding MKTSIPYITIFFYLFIIPFSSFSQIQKTEKFEVNDFLGERNFISATQADNLIIYFNTDKGILSYDGSDFKEVGIKNKSINALQVYQNQLFIATNNLLLLYSPKSDSLAEISTDAIVQFEIFNDELWMISKNSLFKWSDGNLNEIYTSNSDAFNTFKVSNNITIIGHSNGISLIEDNKEISSFGSFLKPTKIIEYDSSIYILSENAIFQLNDEKIVRDFSSNSAIMDFIIDDFGKTWFLNINKALRVNDLMNVNPAFYENGTKQITGNKLFNDKESNLWVLGQNNLTKISQNNAFSKLLIDDVLEIFTGETSNIIISNNQIIYYSALTGLRKIQINSSDKPLDNYHAFYNGEDWIITLNENIYKLSGDKRSLQLVKKDNLFYPTAYIDENTFLAKSQNNNLFTVNKDFEPISKIVNLSSVNNLIHTNNSIVAYSDNSINRLSYEGVMMNSIVFPDSIKINNIIPAKEGFWYHTLSDVFKVNYKGDFTKINIKTDLTTELRILNTFDDFENNLWISTPDKLLRFPVNPNKEESILENFTEYNKNDFLISTYFKSAKKDSTSLLWFTHDNGISIYNPLKEIPNLVPPSVSVKNAFAYELDNFNNPYDTTYFLENQEKISSNAIVIIEPSVISHFNCDKATIGYKNLSTSQAERRIRNGEKIILTDLNDGLNTINFIGYNSNGIESANQANINIYVIPPIWKRNWFYLTSIISVFLLGFVGYRTVISIKNNRARDLEEELHKGLEDLEKKSHLQVLKAERLKQLNELITSQKSELEKKNKQIESQKYELSLTNQQIKKQKDLLEETSSKLTSSINYAKRIQNALMSTEVEIKKAFEKSFVYFMPRDMVSGDFFWFNQVKNEKGEDLLILAAVDCTGHGVPGAIVSVVGMNLLNNITKLKKVYDPGQILTDMNHDIIHDLRQNETQVNDGMDMTLITYNKTTKQLYFAGAKNPLMYIEDNELIRIKGDKHAIGGQQRGDDRIFTTHQLDLTDGKERTFYLFSDGYQDQFGGEKGFKYLVGNFKKLLLRIHDKDVLDQKTILHEEIEEWKSGYPQTDDILVIGLKL
- a CDS encoding cold-shock protein; translated protein: MARSQNSFMKKQKEKKKLKKKEEKQEKKELRKEQSKGGSLDAMIAYVDEYGNILDSPPEEPKKEDKKSENKE
- a CDS encoding DUF1987 domain-containing protein translates to MSVLEIPAKEAAPYVRFDEENGTLQIKGKSYDEDVVMLYSMLRNKLKAFGGKSPDKLDVNIYLKYFNTSSSKCLFDLLSDLKDLEDNGTKLSIVWNFVEGDDEMGEDIEDFRDSLDMEFEVVPLEDDMA
- a CDS encoding S41 family peptidase, with the translated sequence MKRIAIWSMLILFISSSCKKDDPEPIEYENGTNEYVNNWIYDNLNLYYYWTDDLPNKNIEGQNPEDFFYSLLSNQDRFSWIQSNFKELLNSLQGISKEGGYEYILYNDPDRVNGVVGQIAYIKENSPAESVNLRRGDLFTHINGSILTVDNYSSLLGELKETHSLTIKRFDFDSEEFLTEGDVSITPIQFAENPNFMDTVYSRNGKKIAYYVYNFFAVGTDDDSAAYASEMDVIFEKFKSESVDHLVIDLRYNSGGAERATINLASLIGSNVSDQDIFVKRKYNEGLEQAFIDEYGEESLYRTFVNKAANIGAQLQSPQLTVITSSRTASASELLINGLNPFMDIFIIGDTTVGKNVGSTSFYEENNNENNWGMQPIITKSFNSLNQSDYDLGFYPDIALKDNSLIKLQLGDVNERLLKEALVYLAGSDELSRQKQLKEIPSKDIMSSIERKKLYGIYDIELEN
- a CDS encoding PhzF family phenazine biosynthesis protein — translated: MKTESPFAIINVFSNDKISAKGNPSSVILLNDNLSDHDLQAIATELQQPATTFLWKTSKENEFRIRWFAPDAEIGLCGHGAMAATVFLSNEFSEIAQNGLKLIKNNTVIESGIEGENQHYTKMQNINRDSQSEPPAGLEAALGKKIVEHYATENKNIVVLEGEEELANMKPDFEALKEIDVFGYAVTATSSKNDDFVCRTLVPHVLQLEDHATGSTQAVLVDYWANRLNKSHLESRQLSPRGGYFNAHHQKDGFKLVANSYYRVKGTFHHH